From the genome of Uranotaenia lowii strain MFRU-FL chromosome 1, ASM2978415v1, whole genome shotgun sequence, one region includes:
- the LOC129738962 gene encoding protein suppressor of forked, translated as MTQLKDQLKFDIEWGHERLVRAQQTVEVRPFDVESWSVLVREGQSRHINEVRSLFESLVCVFPTTARYWKIYIEQEMKYRNYERVEKLFQRCLVKILNIDLWKLYLTYVKETKAGLSTHKEKLAQAYDFALEKIGMDLHSYSIWQDYISFLKSVDAIGSYAENQKITAVRKVYQRAVITPIIGIEHLWKDYISFEQNINPIISEKMSLERSRDYMNARRVAKELEIVTKGLNRNLPAVPPTGTKEEVKQVELWKKYINFEKSNPLRSEDTALVTRRVMFATEQCLLVLTHHPAVWHQAAQYLDQSSKQLIDKGDLNAAKVFADEAANILERAINSVLSKNALLYFAYADFEEGRLKYEKVHQMYQKFLAITDIDPTLAYIQYMKFARRAEGIISARAIFKKAREDVRSTYHVFVAAALMEYYCTKDKDIAFRIFELGLKRFGGSPEYVMCYIDYLSHLNEDNNTRVLFERVLSSGGLTPQLSVEVWNRFLEFESNIGDLSSIVKVERRRSAVLEKLKEFEGKETAQLVDRYKFLNLYPCSMAELKSIGYTETDGVINPITSKSSSTIAETQEQPHQIPRPDFAQMIPYKPKPNAYPGEHPLDGGCYPQPPALSHLSSILPPPICFHGPFVSVEKLADVFSRIVLPDVPPTPSATGENGHSVKLFDLAKAVHWIVDDSTYSGEGGLKRRRMAPGGDDSDEDTSAPAPPVNDVYRLRQQKRFNR; from the exons ATGACGCAGCTGAAGGACCAGCTCAAATTCGACATCGAGTGGGGCCACGAGCGGCTGGTTCGTGCCCAGCAAACGGTGGAGGTACGCCCGTTCGATGTCGAGTCCTGGTCGGTGCTGGTTCGGGAGGGCCAAAGTCGGCACATCAATGAG GTTCGTTCCCTGTTCGAATCGCTGGTTTGCGTTTTCCCGACAACGGCGCGCTACTGGAAGATCTACATCGAGCAGGAGATGAAGTATCGGAACTACGAGCGGGTGGAGAAACTTTTCCAGCGCTGTCTGGTCAAGATCCTGAACATTGACCTTTGGAAGCTGTATCTGACCTACGTGAAGGAAACGAAAGCTGGCCTGAGCACTCACAAGGAAAAACTGGCCCAGGCGTATGATTTTGCGCTTGAGAAGATCGGCATGGATCTGCATTCGTACTCCATATGGCAGGATTATATTTCGTTTCTGAAAAGTGTGGATGCCATCGGAAGCTACGCTGAGAATCAGAAAATTACGGCCGTGAGGAAAGTTTATCAACGGGCCGTAATAACACCAATCATTGGGATCGAACATCTGTGGAAGGATTACATCAGCTTTGAGCAGAACATCAACCCGATTATTTCGGAAAAGATGAGCTTGGAGCGATCTCGGGACTACATGAATGCCAGGCGAGTGGCCAAGGAGCTGGAAATTGTAACGAAAGGTTTGAATCGGAATTTGCCGGCCGTTCCTCCGACTGGAACCAAGGAAGAGGTCAAACAGGTGGAGCTGTGGAAAAAGTATATCAACTTCGAGAAGTCGAATCCGTTGCGTAGTGAAGATACGGCTCTGGTCACGCGGAGGGTGATGTTTGCGACGGAGCAGTGCCTGCTGGTTTTGACCCACCATCCAGCCGTTTGGCATCAGGCGGCTCAGTATTTGGACCAAAGTTCGAAGCAGCTTATCGATAAGGGTGATCTGAATGCGGCAAAGGTGTTCGCCGATGAGGCTGCTAACATTCTTGAGCGAGCCATCAACAGCGTGTTGAGCAAGAATGCGCTTTTGTACTTTGCGTATGCTGATTTTGAAGAAG GTCGTCTAAAGTACGAAAAGGTGCACCAGATGTACCAAAAGTTTTTGGCCATCACCGACATCGACCCGACTTTGGCCTACATCCAGTACATGAAGTTTGCTCGCCGAGCCGAGGGTATCATTTCGGCGAGAGCCATCTTCAAGAAAGCCCGCGAAGATGTTCGATCGACCTATCACGTGTTCGTTGCGGCGGCTCTGATGGAGTATTACTGCACCAAGGACAAGGACATCGCCTTCCGGATCTTCGAGCTGGGGTTGAAACGTTTCGGCGGCAGTCCCGAATATGTTATGTGTTACATTGACTATTTGTCCCATCTGAACGAGGACAACAACACCAGAGTATTATTCGAGCGAGTTCTGTCTTCGGGTGGATTGACTCCCCAACTTTCGGTTGAAGTTTGGAATCGATTCTTGGAATTCGAATCAAACATCGGCGATTTGAGCAGTATTGTGAAAGTGGAACGTCGTAGGAGCGCAGTTTTGGAAAAGCTAAAAGAATTCGAAGGCAAAGAAACTGCACAGCTAGTAGATCGTTACAAATTCCTGAACCTTTATCCGTGTTCCATGGCTGAGCTCAAATCAATCGGTTACACGGAAACTGATGGCGTTATCAATCCCATCACTAGCAAATCTTCATCAACAATCGCCGAAACCCAGGAGCAACCTCATCAAATCCCGCGTCCAGATTTTGCCCAAATGATCCCCTATAAACCGAAACCGAACGCCTACCCTGGAGAGCATCCATTAGACGGAGGCTGCTACCCTCAACCGCCTGCCTTGTCCCATCTGTCTTCGATTCTTCCGCCACCGATTTGCTTCCACGGACCTTTCGTTTCGGTAGAAAAATTGGCCGACGTTTTCAGCAGGATCGTCCTACCCGACGTTCCACCAACGCCATCGGCAACCGGCGAAAATGGCCATAGCGTCAAACTGTTCGATCTGGCCAAAGCTGTCCACTGGATTGTGGACGATTCGACCTATTCCGGTGAGGGAGGACTGAAACGACGCCGTATGGCACCCGGTGGAGACGACAGCGATGAGGACACT